In a single window of the Candidatus Tisiphia endosymbiont of Nemotelus nigrinus genome:
- the acpP gene encoding acyl carrier protein, whose amino-acid sequence MDGNAIEQDVIEIVSNTLKVKKDLITPESRFVEDLKADSLDIVELMMAIEAKYKCDIPDDDASKILTVGDLIQYVIHHKKN is encoded by the coding sequence ATGGATGGAAATGCTATCGAACAGGATGTTATTGAAATCGTTTCTAACACATTAAAAGTAAAAAAAGATTTAATTACTCCTGAATCTAGATTTGTTGAAGATCTTAAAGCAGATAGTTTAGATATAGTTGAATTAATGATGGCAATAGAAGCGAAGTATAAATGCGATATACCAGATGATGATGCTAGTAAAATTCTAACTGTTGGCGATCTTATACAATACGTAATACATCATAAAAAAAATTAA
- a CDS encoding TerC/Alx family metal homeostasis membrane protein: MTWIVFCIVIVGLLIYDLGFANKENEALTFRQTIYLSLFYLIIAGLFGVFIFFDMGGEKAREYYTCFFIEKAMSLDNIFIILMIFQFFSIPLIYQHRILFLGILGVIVSRAVIIYLGVIVISKFSWLLYIFAIILIITGVKTFYISDKKLKVQESYIYRILQKYFNLTPKISGYKFFIKTNKAISITPLFASLIMIEVMDIVFAIDSIPAIFAITKDPYIIYTSNIFAILGLRALFLCLANVVKQFSYIKYSLALILIFIGIKIFAEHVIHIPSYTTLAMTTILLSLGIIISIIKKRHVC, encoded by the coding sequence TTGACGTGGATTGTTTTTTGTATAGTGATTGTAGGTTTACTAATATACGATCTTGGTTTTGCCAACAAGGAAAACGAGGCATTAACCTTCCGCCAAACTATTTATTTAAGTCTTTTTTACTTAATTATAGCAGGTCTCTTTGGTGTTTTTATTTTCTTTGATATGGGAGGAGAAAAAGCTCGAGAATATTACACTTGTTTTTTTATAGAAAAAGCCATGTCATTGGATAATATTTTTATTATTTTAATGATTTTTCAATTTTTTTCCATTCCTTTGATCTATCAACATCGAATATTATTTTTGGGAATTTTGGGTGTTATAGTATCTAGAGCTGTAATTATATATTTAGGTGTCATAGTCATCTCAAAATTTTCTTGGTTGTTATATATTTTTGCGATTATCCTTATAATTACAGGGGTAAAAACTTTTTATATATCAGATAAAAAGTTGAAAGTGCAAGAATCGTATATTTATAGAATCCTACAAAAATACTTTAATCTTACCCCAAAAATTTCTGGTTACAAATTCTTTATTAAAACTAACAAAGCTATTAGTATTACCCCTCTTTTTGCATCATTAATCATGATAGAAGTCATGGATATTGTGTTTGCCATTGATAGTATACCAGCAATATTTGCTATCACTAAGGATCCTTATATAATTTATACTTCTAATATTTTTGCCATATTAGGTTTACGTGCCTTATTCTTGTGTTTAGCTAATGTTGTTAAGCAATTTAGTTATATAAAATATTCTCTAGCATTAATATTAATATTTATTGGTATAAAAATATTCGCTGAACATGTTATTCATATTCCATCTTATACTACACTGGCTATGACAACTATTCTTCTGTCGCTTGGCATTATTATCTCCATTATTAAGAAAAGGCATGTATGCTAA
- the hflK gene encoding FtsH protease activity modulator HflK, whose translation MFNQILKKSPWGDSEEENSEYNIFTRPRKKNKFNFHEFFNNFGFNNNIMILVFLSLVGIWFASGIYEVKEGEEAAVMRFGKFVRKGSPGLNYHLPLPFEQVVVEKVNQSRRIEIGYRSTSNLRPNMDSTKAMTAESTMLTGDENIVALNCDVMWHISDLEKYIFNIVNPEDSVKTVAESAIREVIGNTPISSILSDQKQEITNKIEALTQKILEHYNAGVGIEKVQLLKAEPPAEVIDAYRDVQTSKADKERDINQAQSYNNNILPKARGEAAKIVQEAEGYRQEVISKAEGDSKRFAAVYTQYVANKSITKDRLYLETIEKVLMDTSKVIMGTNGVLPHMAIQQSKIKE comes from the coding sequence ATGTTTAATCAAATTTTAAAAAAATCCCCTTGGGGAGATTCGGAAGAAGAAAACAGTGAATATAATATATTTACTAGACCAAGGAAAAAGAATAAGTTTAACTTTCACGAGTTTTTCAATAACTTTGGTTTCAACAACAATATAATGATATTAGTGTTCTTATCATTAGTTGGCATTTGGTTTGCTTCTGGAATTTATGAGGTTAAGGAAGGAGAAGAAGCCGCCGTAATGAGGTTTGGTAAGTTTGTTCGAAAAGGGTCTCCTGGTTTGAATTATCACCTTCCCCTGCCGTTTGAACAGGTAGTAGTTGAGAAGGTAAACCAATCTCGGAGAATTGAGATTGGTTATAGATCAACAAGTAACCTTAGACCTAATATGGATAGTACAAAAGCTATGACGGCTGAGAGTACAATGCTTACAGGCGATGAGAATATTGTTGCACTCAATTGTGACGTAATGTGGCATATTAGTGATTTGGAAAAATATATTTTTAATATTGTCAATCCAGAAGATTCGGTAAAAACAGTTGCTGAAAGTGCGATAAGAGAAGTGATCGGCAATACTCCTATATCTTCAATATTATCAGACCAAAAACAAGAAATTACTAATAAAATTGAAGCTTTAACCCAGAAAATCCTTGAGCATTATAATGCTGGTGTTGGTATTGAAAAAGTGCAGTTACTAAAAGCTGAACCACCAGCTGAGGTAATCGATGCTTATAGGGATGTACAAACTTCTAAAGCAGATAAAGAACGTGATATAAACCAGGCACAATCATATAATAATAATATTTTGCCTAAAGCTAGGGGTGAAGCGGCTAAAATAGTGCAAGAGGCGGAAGGTTATAGGCAAGAAGTTATCTCAAAGGCTGAGGGGGATAGCAAGAGATTTGCTGCCGTCTATACACAATATGTTGCTAATAAATCGATAACAAAGGATCGTCTTTATCTGGAAACTATAGAAAAAGTTCTAATGGATACCAGTAAGGTTATTATGGGTACTAATGGCGTTTTGCCGCATATGGCAATTCAGCAAAGTAAAATTAAGGAGTAG
- the hflC gene encoding protease modulator HflC, with protein MKTIYYISFVALGLFLSVISALFTVDQRHSAVVFQFGEAVRTIETPGLNIKMPFIQNVEFFDKRILNVEVEAKELTASDGKRVIVDAFAKFRIVDPVTFYKTVHNYQGVKIRLNKNLESSMRKVIGRLPLTSLLTNERSEIMSNILNQVNQEARNFGLDVIDVRILRADLPKENSAAIYRSMQTAREKEATQIRAEGQEEAARIRSRADKESKILLAEAYMQSQIIKGEGDRESAKIYNLAYSVDPEFYKFYRSLEVYKNTLKKDDTSLVLSPEAELFKYLNLGK; from the coding sequence ATGAAGACAATTTATTATATAAGTTTTGTAGCTCTTGGATTATTCTTATCAGTTATTAGTGCTTTGTTTACCGTTGACCAACGTCATTCTGCTGTGGTATTTCAATTCGGTGAAGCGGTAAGGACAATAGAGACTCCTGGATTAAATATCAAAATGCCATTCATTCAAAATGTTGAGTTTTTTGATAAACGTATCTTAAATGTAGAGGTAGAAGCAAAGGAACTAACTGCTTCTGATGGGAAAAGGGTAATCGTCGATGCTTTTGCCAAATTTCGTATTGTTGATCCTGTGACGTTTTACAAAACTGTTCATAACTATCAGGGGGTTAAAATTAGGCTTAATAAAAACCTAGAATCTTCAATGAGAAAAGTTATAGGTAGATTACCTTTAACTAGCCTTCTTACCAATGAAAGGTCTGAGATAATGTCAAATATCTTAAATCAAGTTAATCAAGAGGCAAGAAATTTTGGGCTTGATGTAATTGATGTCAGAATTTTAAGAGCTGATTTGCCAAAAGAAAATAGTGCGGCAATTTATCGCAGTATGCAAACTGCTCGTGAGAAAGAGGCAACTCAAATAAGAGCTGAAGGGCAAGAAGAAGCGGCACGTATAAGATCCAGAGCTGATAAAGAGAGTAAAATATTGCTTGCTGAAGCTTATATGCAATCTCAAATCATCAAAGGGGAGGGGGATAGGGAATCAGCTAAGATATATAACCTTGCTTATTCTGTTGATCCAGAATTTTATAAATTTTATAGATCGTTAGAGGTATATAAAAATACTTTAAAGAAAGATGATACTTCTTTGGTATTGTCTCCAGAGGCAGAGTTATTTAAATATTTAAATTTGGGGAAATGA
- a CDS encoding polyprenyl synthetase family protein, which translates to MDTIKIIHKELSQELSALNKLIIRHLATKEELVNVIGKYLLEFGGKRIRPLLTILTSKMFGYIGEDNIKLAGAVEFIHAATLLHDDVVDESTMRRSKPTANVIWDSKTSILVGDFLFSQSFQLMVDTKSIKAMKSLSRASAVISEGEVSQLVKLNQRRIIDETEYNEIIMAKTAELFGVSCEVGAIISGQSNEICNILQKFGRYLGNIFQIIDDLFDYLGDSCDIGKNIGDDFLEGKITLPLIFLYKKLDAQWQLKIQEMIKADNRSENEFKIIRELMVEHCINQQIIDYLASINNEANNLLKQIPIQNIYKDHLVSLLEFTLNRSY; encoded by the coding sequence TTGGATACTATAAAAATAATACATAAAGAATTAAGCCAAGAGCTTTCTGCATTGAATAAGCTTATTATAAGACACTTAGCTACCAAAGAGGAGCTAGTTAACGTAATAGGTAAATATTTGCTAGAATTTGGTGGGAAGAGAATCAGACCATTACTAACAATTTTAACTAGTAAAATGTTTGGTTATATAGGGGAAGATAATATAAAACTTGCTGGAGCTGTAGAGTTTATTCATGCAGCAACTTTACTGCATGACGATGTAGTAGATGAAAGTACCATGAGAAGATCCAAACCTACTGCTAATGTTATCTGGGATAGCAAGACTAGTATTCTAGTGGGGGATTTCTTATTTAGCCAATCATTTCAGCTAATGGTCGATACAAAATCTATTAAAGCAATGAAATCTTTGTCAAGAGCTTCAGCAGTCATATCGGAAGGAGAGGTATCACAATTGGTGAAATTGAATCAGCGAAGAATTATTGATGAAACAGAATATAATGAAATAATTATGGCAAAAACTGCAGAATTATTTGGTGTATCTTGTGAAGTAGGAGCAATTATTTCTGGTCAATCTAACGAAATTTGTAATATCTTACAAAAATTTGGTAGATATTTAGGTAATATTTTTCAAATCATTGATGATCTATTTGATTATTTGGGAGATAGTTGTGATATTGGTAAGAATATAGGGGATGATTTCCTAGAAGGAAAAATAACTCTACCGCTAATTTTCTTATATAAGAAGCTTGATGCACAGTGGCAGTTAAAAATTCAAGAAATGATTAAGGCAGATAATAGATCTGAAAATGAGTTTAAAATAATACGAGAATTGATGGTAGAACATTGTATTAATCAGCAGATTATCGACTATTTAGCATCTATTAACAATGAAGCTAATAATTTGTTAAAGCAAATCCCCATACAAAATATTTATAAAGATCACTTAGTTTCTTTACTAGAATTTACTTTAAATAGGTCTTATTAA
- the fabF gene encoding beta-ketoacyl-ACP synthase II: MSTRRVVITGIGLITPLGVGVKPSWDGIIEGRSGIKTITRFDTSNLACKIAGIVDHSTDRGFNPEGFIDPRNVHKMDLFIQYGIAAATEAIEDSGWQVKDELSGDRTGLILGSGIGGLKMIEETSVRFHKENNGKVSPFFIPASLINLLSGHVSTKYGFTGPNQAVATACSTGAHAIGDAMRMIQYGNVDVMIAGGAEAPVTPVGVAGFVAARALSTKYNSTPETSSRPWDQDRDGFIMGEGAGVVVLEEYEHALSRNAKIYAEIIGYGSTGDAYHMTSPHPDGRGAYKAMFYALKDAKIDASLIDYINAHGTSTQVGDAIELLAVQKLFLDAKPNVLMSSTKSSIGHLLGATGSVELIYSILAIRDQIAPPTLNLHKSIPEAKIDLVPLEARKAKINYVLSNSFGFGGTNASLIVKKI, from the coding sequence ATGTCAACTAGAAGAGTAGTTATAACCGGCATTGGACTAATTACACCGCTAGGAGTCGGTGTGAAACCTTCTTGGGATGGTATTATAGAGGGACGTAGTGGTATCAAGACAATTACTAGGTTTGATACTTCCAATCTTGCTTGTAAAATAGCTGGTATTGTGGATCATTCAACTGATAGGGGCTTTAATCCGGAAGGATTTATTGACCCTCGTAATGTACATAAGATGGACTTATTTATCCAATATGGTATTGCAGCAGCTACCGAGGCAATCGAGGATAGTGGATGGCAAGTAAAAGATGAATTATCCGGAGATAGGACAGGTTTAATACTCGGTTCAGGAATCGGTGGACTTAAGATGATCGAAGAGACATCAGTAAGGTTTCATAAAGAGAATAATGGCAAAGTTAGCCCATTTTTTATCCCCGCCTCATTAATTAATCTCCTTTCGGGTCACGTTTCCACTAAATACGGATTTACTGGACCAAATCAAGCAGTAGCAACAGCCTGTTCTACTGGAGCTCATGCCATAGGAGATGCTATGCGTATGATTCAATATGGTAATGTGGATGTTATGATTGCTGGCGGAGCTGAAGCTCCGGTTACTCCAGTTGGAGTGGCAGGATTCGTTGCTGCAAGGGCGCTGTCTACTAAATATAATTCTACACCTGAAACCTCATCAAGACCGTGGGATCAAGATCGTGATGGATTTATAATGGGAGAAGGAGCTGGTGTTGTAGTACTTGAAGAATATGAACATGCTCTTAGCAGAAACGCTAAGATTTATGCTGAAATTATTGGGTATGGTTCCACTGGAGATGCTTATCATATGACTTCACCTCATCCTGACGGAAGAGGCGCTTATAAAGCTATGTTTTATGCTCTTAAAGATGCAAAAATTGATGCAAGTCTTATTGATTATATCAATGCTCACGGTACTTCTACCCAAGTTGGTGATGCTATTGAGTTACTAGCTGTTCAAAAATTATTTTTGGATGCCAAGCCAAATGTTCTTATGTCATCAACGAAATCGTCTATTGGACATTTGCTTGGAGCAACTGGTAGCGTGGAGTTAATATATTCAATCCTTGCAATACGAGATCAAATTGCTCCACCAACTCTAAATTTACATAAATCGATACCGGAAGCAAAAATAGACTTAGTTCCTTTAGAAGCTAGAAAGGCAAAAATTAATTACGTACTTTCTAACTCATTTGGCTTTGGTGGAACTAATGCAAGTTTAATTGTTAAGAAAATATAA
- a CDS encoding Do family serine endopeptidase: MVQNIIKYSNLLKYLVIVLLMSLWLASSVLAENIPLNQVSLTEDTEEDSNLQSVAVKAESYKYSFADIVEPLIPAVVNVYTVQYSQKSEDAHKKSFEYFPFDYLNELLERFNLPFNFDEMYSNPKSVPLGSGFIIDQAGFIVTNYHVVANADEIHVKLTDNREMSAKLVGSDQKTDLALLKIEAEAPLPFVKFGDSGKARVGDWVIAIGNPFGRLGGTVTVGIISSKGRDIDSGIVDDFIQTDAAINNGNSGGPMFNINGEVIGVNTVMFSPSGTNIGIGFAIPSNTTKSIINQLRQNGKINRGGLGVIIQEVTNEIAEGFGLKETSGALVVEVQKDGSGEKFGIKPGDVIIEFAGQPIKTPRRLQILVAEATVDQEVKIVVIRDGKNQELNGKISQEEESEPIKVSDKVSDKASIVKSNITFSNLSDNLKRKFAIASKVNGIIVTDLPKDGKNYKFKIGDLVVSCNQQPIVSIEQLNLLYENARNIKKQNIILLVQRRGISLFIALPVTN, from the coding sequence ATGGTTCAAAATATTATTAAGTATAGTAATTTACTGAAATATTTGGTTATAGTTCTTCTGATGAGCCTATGGTTGGCATCTTCTGTTTTGGCTGAAAATATTCCGTTAAATCAAGTTTCATTAACTGAGGATACTGAGGAAGATAGCAATTTACAGTCAGTGGCAGTAAAAGCTGAATCCTATAAATATAGTTTTGCAGATATTGTTGAACCGCTTATTCCAGCTGTAGTAAATGTTTACACGGTACAATATAGTCAAAAATCAGAAGATGCTCATAAAAAATCTTTTGAATATTTTCCGTTTGATTATTTAAATGAGCTTTTGGAGCGTTTTAATCTACCTTTTAATTTTGATGAGATGTATTCAAATCCTAAATCTGTTCCCCTTGGTTCTGGTTTTATTATAGATCAGGCTGGTTTTATTGTTACCAACTATCATGTAGTTGCTAATGCAGATGAGATTCACGTAAAATTAACTGATAATAGAGAGATGTCAGCTAAATTAGTAGGTAGTGATCAAAAAACCGATCTTGCTCTTTTAAAAATTGAGGCAGAAGCTCCTTTGCCTTTTGTAAAATTTGGTGATTCTGGTAAGGCTAGGGTGGGGGATTGGGTTATTGCGATCGGTAATCCTTTTGGTAGACTTGGGGGAACTGTAACTGTTGGTATCATATCTTCAAAAGGACGCGACATTGATAGTGGTATAGTGGATGATTTTATACAAACTGATGCGGCTATTAATAACGGTAATTCTGGTGGACCAATGTTTAATATTAATGGTGAAGTTATAGGAGTCAATACGGTAATGTTTTCACCTTCTGGAACTAATATTGGTATTGGATTTGCCATTCCATCTAATACCACCAAATCAATTATCAACCAATTAAGGCAAAATGGGAAAATTAATCGCGGTGGGCTTGGAGTAATAATTCAAGAAGTAACTAATGAAATAGCTGAAGGATTTGGGCTAAAAGAAACCTCAGGAGCATTAGTAGTTGAAGTGCAAAAAGATGGTTCAGGTGAAAAATTTGGCATAAAGCCTGGAGATGTAATAATAGAGTTTGCTGGACAACCAATAAAAACTCCAAGAAGGTTACAGATACTGGTTGCTGAAGCTACCGTTGATCAAGAAGTAAAAATTGTTGTCATACGTGATGGTAAGAATCAAGAGCTAAATGGTAAGATTAGTCAGGAAGAGGAGTCAGAGCCTATAAAAGTAAGCGATAAGGTAAGTGATAAAGCATCTATTGTAAAAAGTAATATTACTTTCAGTAATTTATCCGATAATCTTAAACGAAAATTTGCCATTGCTAGTAAAGTTAATGGTATTATTGTAACTGACCTTCCTAAGGATGGAAAAAACTATAAATTTAAAATTGGTGATTTAGTAGTATCCTGTAATCAGCAGCCGATAGTTTCGATAGAGCAATTAAATTTATTATATGAGAATGCACGAAATATTAAAAAACAAAATATAATTTTGTTGGTACAGAGACGGGGGATATCTCTGTTTATAGCTTTGCCGGTAACAAATTGA
- a CDS encoding Npt1/Npt2 family nucleotide transporter: MLPFKNIFSKIQEIIWPIEKEELKLFLPMALMMLCVLFNFGALRSVKDGLVVPSMGAEVISFLKLWFVLPSSILFAVLYVKLSNHIRFEYIFYIIISSFLLFFLIFAYVIYPNQQLYHPNVEQIEHLVSLYPNFRWFIKIMGKWSYAIMYICAELWSAVIINLMFWQFANNIFDTSKAKRFYPILGMVGNVGLILAGNVLVAFSNVREVSDAQVIINEDLQYNSELMLQPIISIIVSVGIIAMLLFRLINYLILNNKGLMADFNVTQIQAKTSLPLLDSIRLIINSKYVGRIALLIICYGALTNIVEGPWKAKVRELNPNTLDYINFMGRFNIWMGISCVTFMIVGSNVIRKFTWLISALLTPLMFLITGMMFFIFVIFSEDIGCGIKDFNPIYAAVIIGGIQNILSKSTKYSLFDSTKEMAYIPLSLELRTKGKAAVELTSTKFGKSLGAFIQSFIFIMLPTATCDSIVIYLLTIFIIIIILWFWNIVQLNREYVKLCN, translated from the coding sequence ATGTTACCATTCAAAAATATTTTTTCTAAAATTCAGGAAATCATTTGGCCAATAGAAAAAGAAGAACTGAAGCTTTTTCTACCTATGGCATTAATGATGCTGTGTGTTCTTTTTAATTTTGGTGCATTGAGATCCGTTAAAGACGGATTGGTCGTACCCTCAATGGGAGCAGAGGTCATCAGTTTTCTAAAACTTTGGTTTGTTTTGCCATCTTCTATATTATTCGCTGTATTATATGTAAAACTCAGTAATCACATACGTTTTGAATATATTTTTTATATAATAATTTCAAGTTTCTTGTTGTTCTTTCTGATATTTGCCTATGTCATTTATCCTAATCAACAGCTTTATCATCCAAATGTTGAGCAGATAGAACATTTAGTATCTTTGTACCCTAATTTTCGGTGGTTTATCAAGATAATGGGTAAGTGGAGTTATGCTATCATGTATATTTGTGCAGAATTATGGAGTGCAGTAATTATTAATCTAATGTTTTGGCAATTTGCTAACAATATTTTTGATACAAGTAAAGCGAAACGTTTCTATCCAATTTTAGGAATGGTAGGTAATGTTGGTTTAATTTTAGCTGGTAATGTATTAGTAGCTTTCTCAAATGTACGAGAGGTGTCAGATGCTCAAGTTATAATAAATGAAGATTTGCAATATAATTCAGAATTAATGTTACAGCCGATTATTTCTATAATAGTGTCTGTCGGTATAATTGCAATGCTGTTATTTAGGCTAATTAATTATCTTATTTTGAATAATAAAGGGTTAATGGCTGATTTTAACGTAACTCAAATACAGGCGAAAACCTCTTTACCACTTTTGGATAGTATAAGGCTGATTATTAACTCAAAATATGTTGGACGCATTGCTTTATTGATAATTTGTTATGGAGCCCTTACTAATATAGTGGAAGGCCCATGGAAAGCTAAAGTAAGAGAGCTTAATCCCAATACGTTAGATTATATAAATTTTATGGGTAGATTTAATATTTGGATGGGAATTTCCTGTGTTACTTTTATGATAGTTGGCAGTAATGTGATTAGGAAATTTACTTGGTTAATTTCAGCATTATTAACCCCCTTAATGTTTTTGATAACTGGTATGATGTTTTTTATCTTTGTTATTTTCTCAGAAGATATAGGTTGTGGTATCAAAGACTTTAATCCAATTTATGCTGCTGTAATTATTGGCGGAATACAAAATATTTTAAGTAAATCCACTAAATATTCGTTATTTGATTCAACAAAGGAAATGGCATATATTCCTTTATCATTAGAACTTCGAACAAAAGGCAAAGCTGCTGTTGAGCTTACTAGTACTAAATTTGGTAAATCTTTGGGAGCTTTTATTCAATCTTTTATATTTATTATGCTGCCTACTGCCACATGTGACTCAATAGTAATTTATTTACTAACAATTTTTATTATTATAATTATTTTATGGTTTTGGAATATAGTACAATTAAACCGTGAATATGTAAAATTATGTAATTAG
- a CDS encoding outer membrane protein has product MNKLQKILFTIYICLLVVTKAHADEIKAEQRFFYIGTEAGIVEPVVKKFRHSSGTGFTLKRSKMYSGKIGYSFYPQMAIEFSIMHQPKYRLHYVLPQQEVAGLIIPQTPGITKIISNVYMLNLVYDFDQIKEITPFVTLGAGIAQVKIRSTSSRWDLMDVEYFKIRATRSNCFAWQVGLGLSKDLSSNFSINIAAKLQAAHSIKINYDTLDVKTQKFIPATPIKKTIGVGEFGLGFIYKLPI; this is encoded by the coding sequence ATGAATAAATTACAAAAAATATTATTTACAATTTATATATGCTTATTGGTTGTTACTAAGGCTCATGCAGATGAGATTAAAGCTGAGCAGAGATTTTTTTATATTGGGACGGAAGCTGGTATAGTAGAACCGGTAGTAAAAAAATTTCGTCATAGTTCAGGTACTGGTTTTACCTTAAAAAGGTCTAAGATGTATAGTGGTAAGATTGGTTACAGCTTCTATCCGCAAATGGCTATTGAGTTTTCAATAATGCATCAACCCAAATATCGGCTACATTATGTTTTACCCCAACAAGAGGTTGCCGGTTTAATTATACCACAAACTCCAGGTATCACTAAGATAATTTCCAATGTATATATGCTTAATCTTGTATATGATTTTGACCAAATTAAAGAAATAACTCCTTTTGTCACATTAGGCGCTGGGATTGCCCAAGTAAAAATTAGGTCTACTTCTTCTCGTTGGGATTTAATGGATGTAGAATATTTTAAAATTAGAGCCACTCGTAGTAATTGTTTTGCTTGGCAGGTAGGCCTTGGACTTTCTAAAGATTTATCTAGTAATTTTAGCATTAATATAGCAGCAAAATTACAAGCTGCTCATTCCATAAAGATTAACTATGATACTTTGGATGTGAAAACCCAGAAATTTATACCAGCAACTCCTATCAAAAAGACCATAGGGGTTGGAGAGTTTGGTTTAGGATTTATCTATAAATTACCGATTTAA